The genomic stretch GACAGCCCCTGGGGGACGTCGTTGTTGAGGGCGATCGCCTCCTCCAGCGTGCGGTAGGGCAGGACGTACAGGATCGGCGCGAAGGTCTCCTGGGCGACGAGGTCGGTCTGCGCCGGCATCCGCACGATCGCCGGCTCCACGTAGTAGGCGTCGGGGGCCTCGTCGGCGAGGCGGCGCTCCCCGCCGGTGACCAGCCGGCCGCCCTGCTGCTCGGCGGCGGCGAGCGCGTCCTGCATGGACTTGTACGCCGCGTCGGAGATCAGCGGGCCGACCAACGTGCCGTCGGCGATCGGCGAGCCGATGGGCAGCCGCCGGTAGGCGGCGGCGATCCGGTCGGTCAGCTCGTCGATCACGTCGACGTGTGCGATGACCCGGCGCATGGTGGTGCAGCGCTGGCCGGCGGTGCCCGCGGCCGCGAAGACGATGCCGCGGGTGGTGAGGTCGAGGTCGGCGGACGGCGTGACGATCGCGGCGTTGTTGCCGCCGAGCTCGAGCAGGCTGCGGCCGAAGCGGTCGGCCACCCGAGGACCGACCGCCTTGCCCATGCGGCTCGAGCCGGTTGCGCTGAGCAGGGCGATCCCGAGGGAGCCGACCAGCGCCTCACCGACGTCGGAGCCGCCGAGGACCACCTGGCTGAGCCCGTCGGGAGCGCCTTCCTCGGCGATCCCCCGGTCGAGCAGGGCGGCGGCGGCGAGCGCGGACAGCGGCGCCTGCTCCGACGGCTTCCACACCACCGGGTCGCCGCAGACCAGCGCCAGCGCGGTGTTCCAGGACCAGACCGCCACGGGGAAGTTGAAGGCGCTGATGACGCCGACGACACCCAGCGGGTGCCAGGTCTCCATCAGCCGGTGGCCGGGCCGCTCGGAGCTGATCGTCCGGCCGTAGAGCTGCCGCGACAGCCCGACGGCGAACTCGCAGATGTCGATCATCTCCTGGACCTCGCCGGCCGCCTCGGAGCGGATCTTGCCGACCTCCAGGCTCACGAGCGTGGCCAGGTCCTGCTGGTGCTCGCGGAGCAGCTCGCCGAAGCGGCGGACCAGGCCGCCCCTCACCGGCGCCGGGACGGTGCGCCACGTCCCGAACGCCTCCCCGGCCCGCGCGACGGCAGCGGTGACGGCAGCCGCGTCCTGCCAGGCGACGGAGCAGAGCGGTTGGCCGTTCACCGGCGAGGAGACCGGCCGGTCACCGGCGATCGCCCCTGGGTCGACGCCGCAGCGGCGCAGGGCATCCTCGGCCTGGGAACGGAGGTGGTCGGCGCTCGGCAGTGTCACGGCGCCGACGCTAGCTGCCGCTCGTTCGTCCGTGCCGCCGGACGGCACTCGGAGCGGGATCAGCCGATGGTCATGCCGCCGGCTCGCAGTGCGCCATACAACCGGGCCAGGTCGGGGAGCTGGTGGTGGGCGTTGAGGCCGCTCGGGTTCGGCGCCACCCACGTCTCGGCGCCACCCACTCGCTCGGGCTGCCGTCCCAGCGTCGCCTGCGGGCGGCCGAAGGCCGTCCGCCAGGCGGTGACCCCGAGGACAGCGAGCAGGCGGGGCCGGTGGCGGGACACGAGGTCGGCCAGCGCGTCTGCCCCCTCCCGGAGTTCGGTGACGCTCAGCTCGGCGGCGGCCCGGGTCGGCCGGGCCACGATGTTGGTCACCCCGATCCCGTAGCGGAGCAGCTCCCGGTCCTCGTCCGGCGCCAGCCGCCGCGGCGTGAGCCCGGCCAGGTGCAGCGCCGGCCAGAAGCGGTTGCCGGGCCGCGCGAAGTGGTGGCCGCGGGCCGCGGACATGAGCGAGGGGTTGATGCCGCAGAACAGGATGTCCAGGTCGGGCGCGATCACGTCCGGAAGCGGCTTGTCGGTCACTCGGTGGCGCCCTTCCCGGCGGACAGCACACGGCCCCGGCGCGGGGGTTTCACGGCCACGCCGGGGCCGGTCGACCGCGCACTTTCCCCGGTCGCACCGGCCGAAACGGCATCCCCGCGATTCGTCCGAAAACTTTGGCGGGCGGAGCCCACCCGGTCTTCCCGGGGCTCCGCCCGCCTCAGCATGCGGCGGCCGGACCGGTTCCGCAACAGATGTCCAGGACGTCTGCCGCCTCACCCGGCGCGGCTCGCGACCGGCCCGTTCACGAGGCCGGGGGCCACGTCTTGGCCACCATGGTGAGCACGTCGTAGGTCGCCACGGGCTTGCCCGCGGAGTCGACGACGACGGCGTCCCAGCGCACCTCGCCGTGGTC from Actinomycetes bacterium encodes the following:
- a CDS encoding aldehyde dehydrogenase family protein, whose product is MTLPSADHLRSQAEDALRRCGVDPGAIAGDRPVSSPVNGQPLCSVAWQDAAAVTAAVARAGEAFGTWRTVPAPVRGGLVRRFGELLREHQQDLATLVSLEVGKIRSEAAGEVQEMIDICEFAVGLSRQLYGRTISSERPGHRLMETWHPLGVVGVISAFNFPVAVWSWNTALALVCGDPVVWKPSEQAPLSALAAAALLDRGIAEEGAPDGLSQVVLGGSDVGEALVGSLGIALLSATGSSRMGKAVGPRVADRFGRSLLELGGNNAAIVTPSADLDLTTRGIVFAAAGTAGQRCTTMRRVIAHVDVIDELTDRIAAAYRRLPIGSPIADGTLVGPLISDAAYKSMQDALAAAEQQGGRLVTGGERRLADEAPDAYYVEPAIVRMPAQTDLVAQETFAPILYVLPYRTLEEAIALNNDVPQGLS
- the mug gene encoding G/U mismatch-specific DNA glycosylase, with protein sequence MTDKPLPDVIAPDLDILFCGINPSLMSAARGHHFARPGNRFWPALHLAGLTPRRLAPDEDRELLRYGIGVTNIVARPTRAAAELSVTELREGADALADLVSRHRPRLLAVLGVTAWRTAFGRPQATLGRQPERVGGAETWVAPNPSGLNAHHQLPDLARLYGALRAGGMTIG